A genomic segment from Gilvibacter sp. SZ-19 encodes:
- a CDS encoding glycosyltransferase family 2 protein: MTSFSIIIPTYNSGQTLEAALSSIAEQSFKDLEVIIQDGNSQDDTVVVAERYATRISALRIYVEKDQGIYDAMNKAMTKVTGAWMFFMGSDDKFHSNTVLQHIFGQTQRSKADVVYGDVQILGDTGWAKDGERYAGPFNLQKLLNQNICHQAMFYRSDFVKQKLGDFNTDYTKSADWDFNLKAWANGKFEYLDVVVADFAAGGLSSSSTDFKLEADFVQNVLKYFRISPFNQAVNRTDFIYYSQVVAIQREKYKLQYQFRRLMAKIVKKLGLRS; the protein is encoded by the coding sequence ATGACAAGTTTTAGCATCATCATACCGACCTATAATTCCGGCCAAACCTTAGAGGCGGCACTTTCTAGCATAGCCGAGCAGTCTTTCAAAGATCTGGAAGTCATCATTCAAGATGGTAATTCTCAAGACGACACTGTAGTGGTTGCCGAGCGTTATGCTACGCGCATCTCTGCATTGCGTATTTACGTTGAAAAGGACCAAGGTATCTACGATGCCATGAATAAGGCGATGACCAAAGTTACAGGTGCATGGATGTTCTTTATGGGTAGCGACGACAAATTCCATTCCAATACGGTCTTACAGCATATTTTCGGGCAAACACAACGATCTAAGGCGGATGTTGTCTATGGCGATGTTCAAATACTAGGCGATACAGGTTGGGCGAAAGATGGCGAACGATATGCAGGGCCTTTTAACCTACAGAAGTTGTTGAATCAAAATATTTGCCATCAGGCCATGTTTTACAGATCGGACTTTGTTAAACAAAAGCTTGGAGATTTCAACACGGACTACACCAAAAGTGCGGACTGGGACTTTAACCTAAAAGCTTGGGCCAATGGGAAGTTTGAATATTTGGATGTAGTGGTTGCCGATTTTGCCGCTGGAGGCTTATCGTCCAGCAGTACAGATTTTAAGTTAGAAGCAGATTTTGTTCAGAATGTTTTAAAGTACTTCCGCATTTCTCCTTTTAACCAAGCTGTCAATCGGACTGATTTCATCTATTACAGTCAAGTGGTAGCAATCCAAAGAGAAAAGTATAAATTGCAGTATCAATTCAGGCGCCTCATGGCCAAAATTGTGAAGAAACTCGGTTTAAGATCCTAA